A genomic window from Henningerozyma blattae CBS 6284 chromosome 3, complete genome includes:
- the TBLA0C00280 gene encoding SDR family oxidoreductase, giving the protein MSVLVSGATGFIAQHVVDCLLKENYKVIGTARSQEKADDLKKQFNNSNLSMEVVPDISDLSAFDHVFQKHAKDIKFVLHTASPFYFNTTDYEKDLLIPAKNGTVGILESIKKYAPQTVERVVITSSFAAIFDAELPANKNTIYTEKDWSPATWETSQKNAVIAYCGSKKIAEKAAWDFLDRNKNIVKFKLSIVNPVYVFGPQVSSSKVTNTLNTSCEVINAVLKSKPTDSSGKDVMGYFIDVRDVAKAHLAAFQREDTIGKRLFMSNSPFSSQTICNIIHEGFPQYDGEIPPFEEDSKLLANEVPYVCNNRATKELLGWEFISLKKCVDDTVTQIANVKS; this is encoded by the coding sequence atgtctGTTTTAGTTTCAGGGGCTACAGGTTTCATTGCACAACATGTCGTTGATTGTTTATTAAAGGAAAATTACAAGGTAATTGGTACAGCCAGATCTCAAGAAAAAGctgatgatttaaaaaagcAATTTAACAATTCTAACTTATCAATGGAAGTTGTTCCAGATATTTCAGATCTTAGTGCCTTTGATCATGTCTTTCAAAAGCATgcaaaagatattaaatttgttttaCATACCGCTTCaccattttactttaatacCACAGATtatgaaaaagatttattaattccTGCCAAAAACGGTACTGTAGGAATATTAGAATCCATTAAGAAATATGCACCACAAACTGTTGAACGTGTGGTTATTACATCTTCTTTTGCTGCTATATTTGATGCAGAACTACcagcaaataaaaataccaTTTATACTGAAAAAGATTGGAGCCCTGCTACTTGGGAAACTTCTCAGAAGAATGCTGTGATAGCATACTGTGgttctaaaaaaattgcaGAAAAGGCTGCCTGGGATTTTTTGGacagaaataaaaatattgttaaattcaaattatcaattgttAACCCTGTATATGTATTTGGCCCTCAAGTCTCTTCAAGTAAAGTTACTAATACTTTGAATACCTCATGTGAAGTTATTAATGctgttttaaaatcaaaaccAACAGATTCTTCTGGTAAAGATGTAATGGGATATTTCATTGATGTTCGTGATGTTGCTAAGGCACATTTAGCTGCATTCCAAAGAGAGGATACAATTGGTAAGAGATTATTTATGTCTAATAGTCCTTTCAGCTCTCAAACCATctgtaatattattcacGAAGGGTTTCCACAATACGACGGGGAAATTCCTCcttttgaagaagattcCAAGTTGCTCGCTAATGAAGTTCCATATGTTTGTAACAATAGAGCGACTAAGGAACTATTAGGTTGGGAATTTATCtcattgaaaaaatgtGTTGATGATACCGTTACCCAAATTGCAAATGTCAAAAGTTAG